GAAGCCATGGCCGGCCTGAACGCCTCCTATTCGGTCGCCTCAGTGGGTGGCCCAGGCCTGGCCGGTGTCCTTGTACAGCTGCTGACCGCTCCCATCGCCGTGCTGGCGGAGGCACTGACGTTCCTGGCATCAGCCCTGCTGCTGCGCTCCATCCGCACTCCCGAGCACTCCGAACCCGCCGCGTCGCGGGGCATGTGGCGCGACGTGGCCGAAGGGCTCCGTTACAGCCTCACCCACCCGATCTTGCGAGCCCTCCTGGGCGCGGGAGTCACGATCAACTTCTTCGCAATGACGTACACGGCCGTCTACATGCTCTACATGGTCAACACTCTGGGCATCCCTCATGGGCTGATCGGAGTACTCATCGCCCTCAGTGGCCTGGGCGGTGTCCTCGGCGCATGGGCCACCTCGCGCCTGGCGAAGCGAATCGGGGAGGAACGAGTGATGCTCTTCTCCGTGCTGCTCTTCCCCATCGAGATCCTGGCTGTGGGCCTGCTCTCCGGTCCGCTCTGGTGGAAACTGGCGGTGCTCGCCCTCATGGGCACGATGACCGGCAGCATCGTGGTGGCGTACGCCACCTGCATGGGCGCGATCACGCTGCGAGAAACCTCCCCGGAACTTCGTGGCCGCGTCAACGCGACCATGACGTTCGCCGTACAGGGCGTGATGGCCCTTGGCGGGCTGATGGGCGGCCTGCTGGCCGAGCTCGTCGGCCTGCGCCCGGTCATCATCATCTCCGCGGCCGGGATCGCACTCAGCACCATCTGGATCTGGTCGTCCCCGCTACGCGTCGCATCCCATGCGCCGACTGCCGAGCGTGGATGACTGGCTGACGACGACAGGGACGTCCACGGGGCAGCCACTCGTAGACCGTCACCCCACGAACCCATCCATGCATGGCCCGGGTACCTCCGAGTCGCGTGGCCGCCGGGCTTCCGCACACGGCCCGCCGTCAAATCAGCTCGTCCGCCAGCAAATCCATCAGCAGCCCGTCATGGAACCGCTTGGTCCCCGGATCCCGCTCATACGCCCGCATGATCCCGACTCGCCGGAACCCAACTCGCTCATATGCCCTGATCGCCGTCTCGTTGTGCGCTGCGGGATCGATCGTCAACCGGTGATGCCCACGTTCCTCGATCAACCACCGCGCCAGGATCCGGATCGCCTCCTGCCCGTATCCCTGACCATGGCACCGAGGGTCAAGAAAGATGTCGATCCCCGCGCTGCGGTACATCGGGTCCTCGACCTCTTCGTACTGGATCGCGCCGATCACTTCGCCGCCGCGCGTGATGGCGAGCATGTCGTCGAACTCGTCTACCGGGCCCCACCACTTGGCCACTTCCGGCGTCTCGAGGATCTCCCGCAACCGCGCCACATCGCCCTCAACAGCGTCTCGTAGCACCAGCCGGTCCCCGCGCAACTCCATCTTGCACCCTCCCGAACCCCGCTGCAGCCAGATGCGAGCGGTTGTCCACAGCCTTGCGCAGCAGGGCCGCGTTATCCACAGAATTTCGTTCAGCCTCACGCCACAACCCGCCCGCTGCCCAAACTCCCGGCATGCCACGTCCCCACCACCCGGCCCCCGTTCACGACGCACCGGCCGGCCCCGACCAGTCCACCGCGATCCCCGCGCCGACCAGCCCACCGGCCATCCGCGCACATCCCAAGCATGTCGACCTCATCCGTGCTGGCCTCATCGCAGCTGGCCTCATCGCCGCTGGCCTGATACGCGCACACGCCCTGCGCGCACACGCCATTCGTGCCTGTCTCATCCGCGCGCACGCCATCATCACGGGCCTCATCCGTGCGCGTCCGGCCGTTTCCGCACGTCCGATCGTTCGGGCACGTCGCCGGCACAGGCTGGCATCCACGCCCACCGCGGCGGCATCGACAGTGATCCTTTTCATGACCGCCGCCCCATTGCTCTGCCCCAGCCCAGCCTCAGCCGAGCCGGAATCCTGGCGTTGGCCTCTGGACGGTCGTCCGCGAATCCTGCACCGCTACGCCCCTCCTCCCGAGCGCTGGCTGGCGGGACACCGCGGGGTCGATCTCGCCGCCCCACCGGGCACACCGGTCCTCGCCGCAGGGCCGGGCGTTGTCCGCTATGCCGGGCCTCTCGCCGGCCGTGGAGTGGTGTCCATCGAACATCTCGGCGGACTCCGCACCACGTACCTCCCTGTAACGACCTCGGTACAACCAGGGCAGCACGTCACTCAAGGAGATCACTTGGGGGTCGTCGCGGCGTCGCCGTCGCACTGCACGGAATCCTGCCTGCACTGGGGACTCGTACGCGAGCCTTTCTACCTCGACCCCTTGCTACTGCTGGGCAGATCCCGTGTCCGCCTCCTCCCGTTCTGGCCCGAGGAGCAGACCTCTCACACAGCCACCCCCACAATGGAGCCAGGCCCGGCCCCTCCCCTTCCCACCCTCGCCATCCCGCCACATCTCCCGGCGCTCACATCCAGCAGCGCGCCGTCGGCCTTGCCTCCGAGCATGAGGCCGGCCCTGATAGCAGCGTCACCGTTCGCGCCGGGGCGTACGCCGCCTCCCGACCCCACGCCCACCGGCCACGGTCCTCATGACTGGATGACCAGCCACGGCCCATCCCCGTTCGCTCCCCGCCTCACACCACAGCCGGCAATGCCTCCAGCCCCAGACGGCTTCCGCACGGCGCGAGCAGGCCCCACCATGGCGAGACCGGCCCCCACCACGCCGAGCAAGCAACGGCCTGCCCAGAGCACCCACCCCCGCCCGCACCCGAGCACGCATAGCCCGCCAAGCCCCGACGTCGGCTCCACGTTCGAGGTCTCCTCATTCGCCGACGGTAGAGCCCGAGGGTGGTCCACACCGGCCTCCGAACGCACCGCTCTCCGAAGCCAAGGCTCCGACCGCTCGCCCCCGAATCTCACACCGCGCTCGATCGTCGTGTCCGCGGTCACCGGCGTCGGCACCACCGCGGTCTTCGGCGTCCTCCTCCTTATGGCCCTGCGCAACCGCCGAACCGGCCCACGCCGAGTCGACACCCCAAGAGGCCGTCACAGAAGAGGACGCCACAGACGACCAGCAAGCCGCCACCGAGTCGCGTAGAGCCGGACATCCGCACAGGGCCAGCTCCTGGTGACAACAGGCGGGCAGCTCGCGGAGCGCCTCATGGCGCAGCTTGAGAGGCGCACCTAACACAGCGCTGCTTGCAAAGGGCATCTCTCAGCGGAGCTTGCAGGCAGGCGGCGAGCCCATGTAGCGCAATTCAGTTCGCAGCCCACATAGCTCCGCTAATGGGTCTTACGTCCTCGTCACTTGCCGGGGAGTCACGCTCTCGGGTGGGCCTGCCGGTACGCGGTTCGCAGCCGCTCGATCGAGACGTGGGTGTAAATCTGGGTCGTGTTGAGCGAGGCGTGCCCCAGCAGTTCCTGAACGCTTCGCAGGTCGGCACCACCTTCCAGCAAGTGGGTGGCCGCCGTGTGTCTCAGCCCGTGGGGCCCCAGGTCAGGAGCTCCTTCGACATCGCGCAAGCAACCGTGAACCACCCGCCGCACAGTCCCCGGGTCGATACGTCCGCCCCGCACCCCCAGGAACAACGCCGCACCGGAGCCAGGTTTGATCCACAACGGCCGCCCATGAACACACCACGTGTCCAGGGCCCGTAGGGCGGGCGTCCCGAGCGGCACGGTCCGCTCCTTGCGCCCCTTGCCCAGCACCCGGATGACGTGGCGATCCCGGTCAACGTCGTCCACATCGAGGGCGCACAGTTCGCTCACCCGGACGCCCGTGGCATACAGCAGTTCCAGGATCGCCTGATCCCGTAGCTCCTTGGGTTCACCGGTCGATGACCCATCCAGCGCGGTCCGCGCCTGCTCCTGATCCAGTACGGCCGGCAGGGATCGTGGCGCCTTGGCACTTCCTAGCAGGAGGCCCGGATCATCCGGCAGCCTGCCCTGGCGATGGCAGAACGCGGTGAACGTGCGTGCGCAGGCGGTCCGCCGTGCCAGAGTGGCCCGCGACTTGCCTTCGGCGTGCTGCTCGGCCAGCCACTCCCGCAACGCGCTGATCTCCAGGCCGTCGATCCGCCCACCCAGATGGTCCAGCAGAGCCCGGACATCCGACAGGTAAGCCCGCACGGTGTGCGGTGACAGGTCCCGCTCGAACCGTAGGTACCGTTCGAACTCGCCGACCACCTCGTCGGCATCGGCCATGCCGTGGCCGTCTCCACCCGTCACAGCACATCCTCACCCATCACCGCGGGGCCGCAGCCACAGTCGCCATGGAACAGGCACCCTCTCCACCACTCCGCCTGTCCGAACGCCCCTCGTTTCTACCATTCGACATGCACCGAAAATTCGCTGCGCAACCGCTCAATACGCGCACGGCAACCGCCCACCGCTCATTCATCCTTCCCCTGAGCAGGCGGCGACAGTCCCCCGAGCCAAAGCCAGGACCGTGGTTCCGGTGGATAGGCGTCCTGCATGATCGAGCCGTATCCGCTGCTGGCCATGACAGGGCCGCGCTCGGCACAGCCCGTGGCCCACATGGGCTCGGATGCACAACACGACCCCGACCTCCGCGCCTCACCTCGTCCACGCATGCGTGCCCGGTACGCGTATGTCATCCCGACCCGGAGAAGGGTGCCGTCTGATCATGAGGCCCTGGGGGTTCGTTGAAGGCGTCCGCTCCGGAGGAGTCCACAGGATCCGGCAGGACATCGTGCTTGCGGTAGGCGGCTGACGCCGGCTTGCGGAGGCGCCATCCCTTGTCCACGCGTTCGACGTAGCCCGCCGCGGCGAGGCCTCCCAGCGAGCTGAGAGCGGCGTCCAGGGGCACACCCGCGGCCAGCGCGATCGATGCGGGCCCGGCACCGCCTCGGGACGGCACCGCGTCGAGGACCTTGCTGGTGACCTCGTTGAGGGCGTCCCGGGGAACCACGGGGCTTCGGGGCGACGGGGAAAGGTCGTCACCCAGGACGCCCACCAGGTCGATCATCTCCTCTGGTGTGGCGACGCAGACCGCCTTGCGCTCGCGCAGGAGCCGGTGGCAGCCGGCCGACATGACGGAGGTGACGGGGCCGGGGACGGCCGCCAGGTGGCGGTTCAGGGCGAGGGCGTGTGTGGCCGTGTTGAGCGCGCCACTGCGCAACGCCGCCTCCACGACGACCGTGCCTCGTGACAGGGCGGCGATCAGACGGTTTCGGATGAGGAACCGGGCACGGGTGGGATGGACGCCTGGAGGGCACTCGCTGACGACCACGCCCTGGTCACGTACTGCGGTGAACAGATCGAGATGGCCCCGTGGATAGGCGATGTCGACGCCGCATGCGAGCACCACGACGGTGGGCGAGTCGGCGGCCAGAGCGCCACGGTGCGCAGCCCCGTCCACACCGTAGGCACCGCCCGAGACCACGGTCCAGCCGGCCTCACTGAGGCCGATCCCGAACTCGGCCGCCACATGGGTGCCGTACGAGGTGGCCGACCGTGCTCCCACGACAGAAACGGAACGCAGGCAGGAGAAACGCAGGTCAGCGGAGCCGTGCAGCCACAGTCCGAGCGGACGGCTCGGGCCGAGCTGATCGAGCTGGCTCGGCCACTCAGGGCTACCGGGGATGATCAGCCTCGCTCCGGACCGCTCTCCGGCCGCGATGTCGGTCGCTGGGTCCGCAACCGACATTCTGGCGTGCCAGGTGTTCAGCCTCTGGTCGAGTTTGGTGGCGCGTTCCTGTCGCATCTCCTGGGCGACGAAGGCGGGTGGGAGCATCCGGCCGCGTACGGCGTCTACGGCCGCGATCGCGCCGCAGGAGGCCACGAGCCGGCCCATCGTCGTGTCACCCGTGTCGGCGACGCGCATGAGCGCGGCTCGGGCCTCGAGTTCGAAGCTGCTCATTGTGACTCCTAGAGGTTGAGGTGGGTGTCCCGGACCTGCCTGCACCACAAGGACTCCGTCGGCATCCGCCGCCCTTCCCAGAGGACCGAAGCACCCGACCTGCCTGCACCACCGGAACTCCGTCGGCATCCGCCGCCCATCTCAGGGGACCGAAGCGCCCGGACCCGGATCGCCGGCCGAGGTGGTCACGGCCGACGTGACGATCGGCTCTGACCACCCGAGGGGGGCGGGACCAGGCATCGATGGCCGCTTCGGCTCCCGGAGTCCGCAATCAGGAGCCAAGGAACTACAGGACGATCGGCCCCGACCACCCAAAGGCACGGGAACCAGGCATCGATGACAGGCTCGGCTCCCAGGGCCACGTTCAGGGGCGAGGGCCTACAGGGCGATCGGCGCGGAGCAGCGTCTCGTTCCCGTTGTCGCCCCGTGGCGCGCGGGCCGGTTTCCGGCACCCGAGCCGGCCGCAGCCGACTACCCCGGTAAGGCAACAACCGGCGGCAGGTCTGGATGGGCCGCGGTCTGGCGTCTGTGTGGGTCGGCTGAACGCGGGGATGGTCATGTGTTCACGCCCAGCCATAGTGCGAGTGCCGTGCCGGTCTCATCTTGTCCTGGTGTGTCCTTTCCGGCCAGGTCCGCAATCGTCCAGGCGACTCTCACGACCCGATCGAGGCCGCGAGCACTCAGCGCGCCCGAGTCGAGGCAGGCGGTCACCGGCTTCATGGCTTCGCCCGACAGCCGGTAGTCGGCGTGCAGGGCGGAGGACGGGATCTCGGCGTTGGTGCGCCAGAGGGTGCCGGAGAGCCGGTCGGCCGCTCGCTTTCGCGCTTCGAGGACCCGTTCGGCGACGACCTTGCTCGACTCGACGAACTGGCGGTCGGCCATGAGTTCGCGTCTCGAGGAACGGGCGACGGTGACCTTCATGTCGATGCGGTCGATGAGCGGGCCCGAAAGCCTGCCGAGATAGCGGCGCCTGAGCGTGGGGGTGCACTGGCAGGTGTCGGTGTGGTCCTGGGGCTGGGCGCAGGGGCAGGGGTTGGCCGCCAGCACCAGCATGAACCGCGCCGGGAACGTGACCGAGCCCGCAGACCTGGACACGGTCACCCGGCCCGACTCCAGTGGCTGGCGCAGCGAATCGAGCACGTGACGCGGGAACT
This Nonomuraea muscovyensis DNA region includes the following protein-coding sequences:
- a CDS encoding MFS transporter, with product MPAPSAAPLHKQRDYRLLWTARTISITGSEVSKLAVPLTAVTLLTASPAEMGLLTAATSVPALLFGLQSGAIADRLTRHRPLMIACELASCAAALTVPLAWWLGLLNLTLLIAVALTIGAAGVLFRAANFPHLAAVVSPTQRTEAMAGLNASYSVASVGGPGLAGVLVQLLTAPIAVLAEALTFLASALLLRSIRTPEHSEPAASRGMWRDVAEGLRYSLTHPILRALLGAGVTINFFAMTYTAVYMLYMVNTLGIPHGLIGVLIALSGLGGVLGAWATSRLAKRIGEERVMLFSVLLFPIEILAVGLLSGPLWWKLAVLALMGTMTGSIVVAYATCMGAITLRETSPELRGRVNATMTFAVQGVMALGGLMGGLLAELVGLRPVIIISAAGIALSTIWIWSSPLRVASHAPTAERG
- a CDS encoding GNAT family N-acetyltransferase, encoding MELRGDRLVLRDAVEGDVARLREILETPEVAKWWGPVDEFDDMLAITRGGEVIGAIQYEEVEDPMYRSAGIDIFLDPRCHGQGYGQEAIRILARWLIEERGHHRLTIDPAAHNETAIRAYERVGFRRVGIMRAYERDPGTKRFHDGLLMDLLADELI
- a CDS encoding peptidoglycan DD-metalloendopeptidase family protein, with product MTAAPLLCPSPASAEPESWRWPLDGRPRILHRYAPPPERWLAGHRGVDLAAPPGTPVLAAGPGVVRYAGPLAGRGVVSIEHLGGLRTTYLPVTTSVQPGQHVTQGDHLGVVAASPSHCTESCLHWGLVREPFYLDPLLLLGRSRVRLLPFWPEEQTSHTATPTMEPGPAPPLPTLAIPPHLPALTSSSAPSALPPSMRPALIAASPFAPGRTPPPDPTPTGHGPHDWMTSHGPSPFAPRLTPQPAMPPAPDGFRTARAGPTMARPAPTTPSKQRPAQSTHPRPHPSTHSPPSPDVGSTFEVSSFADGRARGWSTPASERTALRSQGSDRSPPNLTPRSIVVSAVTGVGTTAVFGVLLLMALRNRRTGPRRVDTPRGRHRRGRHRRPASRHRVA
- a CDS encoding tyrosine recombinase XerC — protein: MADADEVVGEFERYLRFERDLSPHTVRAYLSDVRALLDHLGGRIDGLEISALREWLAEQHAEGKSRATLARRTACARTFTAFCHRQGRLPDDPGLLLGSAKAPRSLPAVLDQEQARTALDGSSTGEPKELRDQAILELLYATGVRVSELCALDVDDVDRDRHVIRVLGKGRKERTVPLGTPALRALDTWCVHGRPLWIKPGSGAALFLGVRGGRIDPGTVRRVVHGCLRDVEGAPDLGPHGLRHTAATHLLEGGADLRSVQELLGHASLNTTQIYTHVSIERLRTAYRQAHPRA
- the dprA gene encoding DNA-processing protein DprA; this translates as MSSFELEARAALMRVADTGDTTMGRLVASCGAIAAVDAVRGRMLPPAFVAQEMRQERATKLDQRLNTWHARMSVADPATDIAAGERSGARLIIPGSPEWPSQLDQLGPSRPLGLWLHGSADLRFSCLRSVSVVGARSATSYGTHVAAEFGIGLSEAGWTVVSGGAYGVDGAAHRGALAADSPTVVVLACGVDIAYPRGHLDLFTAVRDQGVVVSECPPGVHPTRARFLIRNRLIAALSRGTVVVEAALRSGALNTATHALALNRHLAAVPGPVTSVMSAGCHRLLRERKAVCVATPEEMIDLVGVLGDDLSPSPRSPVVPRDALNEVTSKVLDAVPSRGGAGPASIALAAGVPLDAALSSLGGLAAAGYVERVDKGWRLRKPASAAYRKHDVLPDPVDSSGADAFNEPPGPHDQTAPFSGSG